The following are from one region of the Candidatus Cloacimonadota bacterium genome:
- a CDS encoding VTC domain-containing protein, whose protein sequence is MTYNLEFKRKERKYLIIEHSFEEIKQALEKYMPVHIFNGNNPVSHIQTTYFDSKDFLLFKEYINRRKFRFKIRIRRYCREENCNDDNLVELKIKHNSVSYKKRFHLPIDLLEPFLKGEDITNEIRHKNKFLSREQKTYKII, encoded by the coding sequence ATGACTTATAATCTGGAATTCAAAAGAAAAGAACGAAAATATCTCATCATCGAGCATAGTTTTGAAGAAATTAAACAAGCTCTGGAAAAATATATGCCTGTTCATATTTTTAACGGAAACAATCCGGTATCTCATATTCAAACGACATATTTCGATTCAAAAGACTTTTTATTATTCAAAGAATATATCAATCGCAGGAAATTCCGTTTTAAAATTCGGATAAGGAGATATTGCCGGGAAGAAAATTGTAATGATGATAACCTGGTAGAACTGAAGATAAAACACAATTCCGTTTCCTATAAAAAGCGTTTCCATTTACCAATCGATCTATTAGAACCATTCCTGAAAGGTGAAGATATTACCAATGAAATAAGACATAAAAATAAATTTTTATCGAGAGAACAAAAAACATATAAAATAATCA